The following nucleotide sequence is from Streptomyces pactum.
AGCTCGTCTTCAAGGCGCTCCAGACGTACGACAACAAGGAGGTCGTGCGCTGGATCGAGGAGCCGAAGGAAGGCGCGCCGGAGCCGGAGAGCCCGGCCCCGGTGCTGAAGCTGGTGGAGCCCGCCGAGGGGTCCGACCACCACGGTTCGGACGCCGCGAAGGGCGAGGACGCCGGCCGGGACAAGGACGACGACGCCGGGAAGGCCGAGGAGTCCGCCGACGGCGGGGACGAGGACGGCACCGACACCACCGCCCGGGTGCTGGGGATCGCCGGCATCGTGATCGGCGCCGCCGGCACCGCGTTCGGCGCGCTCGCGCTGCGCCGCCGCTCCGCCTGACCGGACCGCCCGCCGGGGCCCGCACCCCGACAGGGGACCCGGCCCTGTCGGGGGACCCTGCCCTGTCGGGGACCCCCGACAGGAGCCCACCCCGGCAGGGGCCCGGGCCCGGCAGGGGTCCCGGTCCCGGCGGGCCGCCCGTACGAGGTCCGGGGCGGTCCCGGCGACGGGGAGGGCGTACGCGCCGGCTCACGGCCCGCACGCCCTCCCCGCCCGGGGCGGCCCGCGCCCCTCACGCTCATCTATTCCGGAGAAAGACCACATGCGCATCAAGATCCTGGCGGCCCTGACCGCCACGGCCGCCGCCCTCACCCTCACCGCCTGCGGCGGCGACGGCGGGGACAAGGGTGCCGGCAAGGACGGCGGCGACTCCGTCGCCGAGGTGTCCGGCACCACCAAGCGGAAGTCGGCCATCGTCCTCGACACCCCCAGGTCCAAGCCCGACCTGGTGCTGAAGGACACCGAGGGCAAGGAGTACGACCTGCTGGAGCGGACCAAGGGCCGCCCGACGCTGGTCTACTTCGGCTACACCTACTGCCCCGACGTCTGCTCCCTGGTGATGAGCAACATCGCCATCGCGGAGGCCAAGCTGTCACCGGCCGAGCGGGAGAAGCTCCAGGTGATCTTCGTGACCACCGACCCGGCCCGGGACACCCCCAAGCGGATGCGCGCCTGGCTCGACGGCCAGGGCGGCAAGGACTTCGTCGGCCTGACCGGTGACTTCGACACCATCCAGGCCGCCGCCCGTCCGCTGGGCATCTTCGTGGAGAAGCCCAAGAAGGAGAAGGACGGCAGCATCACCGTGCAGCACGGCGCCGAGGTGGTCGCCTTCTCCCCGAAGGACGACCGGGGGCGCTGGATTTACACCACGGAGACCACCTCCGAGACCTACGCCAAGGACCTTCCCAAGATCGTCAAGGGCGTGAACCCGTGACCCGGGCGGCAGCGGCGCGGCGCACGGCACGGTCGGCCGCACGGCGTACGGCACGGGTGGTGGCCGGTGGCCGCCCGGCGCACACCGCAACCGCTCCGCGCCCCGCACCCGCTCCGCGCCCCGGGCGTGGAGCCCGGGGCTCGCGGTGGTACGCGGCCGCGGCGGTCTCCGTCACCACCTCCCTCGGGCTGGTCCTCACCGCCTGCGCCGGCGAGGACGGCGGCACCGCGGACGACGGCGGGGGCAAGGCGGCCGGCGGGCGGCCCGAGCTGGCGGTCAGCGGCGCCTACATGCCGCAGCCGGCCATGCCCGACATGGCCGCCGGTTTCCTGACCGTACGGAACGAGGGCGGCGCGTCCGACCGGCTGACCGCGGTGACCACCCCGCTCTCCCCCGACGTGACCCTGCACACCACCGAGGGCACCGCCATGCGCCGGGTCGCCGAGCTGGAGGTACCGGCCGAGGGCGAGCTGCGGCTGGCCAGCGGCGGCAGCCACCTGATGCTCGGGAAGCTCGCCCACCGGCCGAAGGTGGGGGAGACGGTGCGGTTCACCCTCCACTTCGCCACCTCCGGGCCGATCTCGGTCGATGTGCCGGTGAAGCCGACGACCTACCGCCCCGCGGACTGAGGACCGACACCCGATGACCTCCCGCCCGTTCCCCCCGCCGCCCGCTCCCCCGGCACGCCCCGGCCCCGGCGGACGCCCCAGGGTCCGCCGCCGTTCCCGCGGCCCGTACCGTCGCCGGGACGGCCACCGGTCCGGCAGACCCCGCCGCCACCGGTCCCGCGGGCCGTGACGTCACCGGGGCGGCCGCCGGTCCCGCGGCCCGTGCTGCCGCGACCGGTGCCGCAGCACCCTTTGACGCAGCGACCTTTGACGCAGCGACCTGCGCCGTCGCGGGCCGCGCCGCCGTGGCCGGTGCCGCCGCGGGCCCGGCCCGCCCGGTCGTGCGGCGGGCGACCGGCCGGCGACCGGTCGCCGGCCGGCAGGTCGTCCGGCGCCCGCTCGTCCGACGGCTGCCGGCCCTGGTCGGCGCGCTGCTCCTGGCCCTGCTCGGCGTGCTCGGGCCCGGCGCCGGCGCGGCCTCCGCCCATGCGGCGCTGACCTCGACCGACCCGGCCGAGGGCAGCGTGCTGCCGACCGCCCCGGAGCGGGTGACCCTCACCTTCTCCGAGGGCGTGCTGCTCTCCGACGACTCGATCCGGGTGCTCGACCCGCGGGGCAAGCGGGTGGACGCCGGCGAGCCCGGCCATGTGGACGGCAGGTCGTCCACGGCCACCGTGGCGCTGCACACCGGGCTGCCGGACGGCACCTTCACGGTGGCCTGGAAGGCGGTGTCGGAGGACAGCCACCCGGTGGGCGGCGCCTTCACGTTCTCCATCGGCGCGCCGTCGAAGACCACCGTGTCGGTGCCGGCGACCGCCGAGCCGGACGGCACGGTGGAGCTGCTGTACGACGGCGCCCGGTACGCCGCCTACGCGGGCTTCGTGCTGCTGGTCGGCGGGGCGCTCTTCGCCGGGCTGTGCCGGTCCTCCCGGCCGGTGGAACGGGTGGCGGCCGGCGGCTGGGCGACGCTGTTCACGGCGACCCTGCTGCTGTTGCTGCTGCGCGGGCCGTACGCCGCCGGGGACGGCATCGGGGCGGCGTTCGACCTGGGCGTGCTGGACGAGGTGCTCTCCACCAAGCCCGGCGCGGCCCTGCTCTCCCGGCTGCTGCTGCTCGGCGCGGCGGCGGTGTTCCTCGCCGTGCTCTTCGGCTCGTACACCCGGCGGGCGGCCGCCACCGACGGCGGTACCGCCGGGGACGGAGGTACCGCCGGCGACGGAGGTACCGCCCGCGTCGGCGGTACGACCGGGAGCGGAGGTACGGCCCGCGACGGCGGTACGGCGCCCGACGACGCCACGGCCGACGCCTCCACCGACGGTGACGGTACGGCCGACGGTACCGCCGGTGATGGATCGGCGGGTGACGGTTCGGCCGGCGAGGGTACGGCCGGGACGGACCCGGCCCGCGCGGGATCCGGCCGGCCGGCGGCGGGGCAGCCCGGTTCCGGGCGGCGTCCGGAACCAACGGCCGATCCCCAGGCGCGGCGCGACCTGGCCTTCGGACTGGCCATCGGCGGCGCGGTGGTGGCGGCCGGGCTCGGCGCCACCTGGGCGATGGCCGAGCACGCCTCCGTCGGCATCCAGCCCTGGCTGGCCATGCCCCTCGACGTCGCGCACCTGCTCGCCGTGGCGGTCTGGCTGGGCGGGCTGGTGGCCCTGCTGGTGACCCTGCGGGCGGGTGAACCGATCACCGCCGGCCAGGTCCGGCGCTTCTCCCGGGCGGCGTTCGGCTCCGTGCTGGTCCTGACCGGTACCGGCCTCTACCAGTCCTGGCGGCAGGTGGGCAGCTGGGAGGCGCTGACGGACACCGAGTACGGGCGGTGGCTGCTGGTGAAGGTGGCCCTGGTCGCCGTCCTCGTGGGCGTCGCCGCCGGCTCCCGCCGCTGGACCGCCCGCCTCGCCGATCCGGCTCCGGCCCCCGGTCGGGACCCGGAACCGCGGGCCGCGACGGAACCGGCGACGGCCACCGGACCGGCCCCGGCGGGACCCGCCCCGGCCGGACCGGCGGCGGCGGTCCCGGTGGCGGCGCTCCGCACCGGCGGGGAGCGGCCGGACCCGGGTGCGGACCCCGATGACGGCCCGGCCGGCCCGGGCGGCGCCCCTGACACCGCCACGACCACGGCCTCCGGCGCCGGCACGAGCCCCGAGCCCGACGCGGACCCGGACCCGAACCCGGACGGGGGTCCGGGCACCGGCGCGGAGGAGTCCGCCGACCCGGTGCGTGCCGCCCAGTTGGCGCGGCAGCGCGCCGCGATGCGCCGGACCGCCTCCCGGCGCCGCCGGGACAGCGACCCGCACCGCGCCGCGCTGCACCGCTCGGTCCTGGTCGAGACGGCCGTGGCGGTGGTGCTGCTGGCGGTCACCACGGTGCTCACCGGCACCCAGCCGGGGCGGGCGGAGACCGAACAGGCCGCGGCCCGGGGCGGCGCTCCGGTCGCCGGCCCGGTCACCGTGAAGATCCCGTACGACACCGGGAGCAAGAGCGGCCGGGGGACCGCCGAGATCACCCTCGACCCGGCCCGCAAGGGCGACAACGAGGTGCACGTCTTCCTCACCGACGCGGCCGGCCGGCCGGTGGACGTGGCGGAGCTGAAGGTGTCGCTCACCGAGCCGAAGCAGAAGATCGGCCCCCTCCCGGTGGCGCTGAAGCGCCTCTCGACCGGGCACTGGAGCACGACCGGACAGCAGGTGCCGATACCCGGCACGTGGCAGCTGTCCATGACCGTGCGGACCT
It contains:
- a CDS encoding SCO family protein produces the protein MRIKILAALTATAAALTLTACGGDGGDKGAGKDGGDSVAEVSGTTKRKSAIVLDTPRSKPDLVLKDTEGKEYDLLERTKGRPTLVYFGYTYCPDVCSLVMSNIAIAEAKLSPAEREKLQVIFVTTDPARDTPKRMRAWLDGQGGKDFVGLTGDFDTIQAAARPLGIFVEKPKKEKDGSITVQHGAEVVAFSPKDDRGRWIYTTETTSETYAKDLPKIVKGVNP
- a CDS encoding copper chaperone PCu(A)C, with protein sequence MAGGRPAHTATAPRPAPAPRPGRGARGSRWYAAAAVSVTTSLGLVLTACAGEDGGTADDGGGKAAGGRPELAVSGAYMPQPAMPDMAAGFLTVRNEGGASDRLTAVTTPLSPDVTLHTTEGTAMRRVAELEVPAEGELRLASGGSHLMLGKLAHRPKVGETVRFTLHFATSGPISVDVPVKPTTYRPAD
- a CDS encoding copper resistance CopC/CopD family protein, producing MRRATGRRPVAGRQVVRRPLVRRLPALVGALLLALLGVLGPGAGAASAHAALTSTDPAEGSVLPTAPERVTLTFSEGVLLSDDSIRVLDPRGKRVDAGEPGHVDGRSSTATVALHTGLPDGTFTVAWKAVSEDSHPVGGAFTFSIGAPSKTTVSVPATAEPDGTVELLYDGARYAAYAGFVLLVGGALFAGLCRSSRPVERVAAGGWATLFTATLLLLLLRGPYAAGDGIGAAFDLGVLDEVLSTKPGAALLSRLLLLGAAAVFLAVLFGSYTRRAAATDGGTAGDGGTAGDGGTARVGGTTGSGGTARDGGTAPDDATADASTDGDGTADGTAGDGSAGDGSAGEGTAGTDPARAGSGRPAAGQPGSGRRPEPTADPQARRDLAFGLAIGGAVVAAGLGATWAMAEHASVGIQPWLAMPLDVAHLLAVAVWLGGLVALLVTLRAGEPITAGQVRRFSRAAFGSVLVLTGTGLYQSWRQVGSWEALTDTEYGRWLLVKVALVAVLVGVAAGSRRWTARLADPAPAPGRDPEPRAATEPATATGPAPAGPAPAGPAAAVPVAALRTGGERPDPGADPDDGPAGPGGAPDTATTTASGAGTSPEPDADPDPNPDGGPGTGAEESADPVRAAQLARQRAAMRRTASRRRRDSDPHRAALHRSVLVETAVAVVLLAVTTVLTGTQPGRAETEQAAARGGAPVAGPVTVKIPYDTGSKSGRGTAEITLDPARKGDNEVHVFLTDAAGRPVDVAELKVSLTEPKQKIGPLPVALKRLSTGHWSTTGQQVPIPGTWQLSMTVRTSDIDQVTETETVKVGP